The following coding sequences lie in one Hymenobacter tibetensis genomic window:
- a CDS encoding SDR family oxidoreductase, translating into MTIAISAATGQLGRLVVEKLKAKVLTDQVVALVRTPAKAADLGVETREADYSKPETLASALAGVDTLLLISSSEVGQRTTQHRNVIEAAKNSGVKHIVYTSVLHADSSSLSLAEEHRATEAMLRDSGIAFTLLRNSWYTENHTNSIPGALAGGSFLGSAKDGKISSATRVDFAEAAVAVLTSEGHAGKTYELAGDEAYTLADLAAEVSRQTGRDIPYKDLSATEYAAALTGFGLPEGLAHAIAGWDVSTSQGALFDDSRQLSQLIGRPTTPLATAVADALK; encoded by the coding sequence ATGACTATTGCCATCAGTGCCGCCACCGGACAGCTCGGTCGTCTTGTTGTTGAAAAGCTAAAAGCCAAAGTGCTCACCGACCAGGTTGTTGCGCTGGTACGCACGCCAGCGAAAGCCGCAGACTTAGGCGTAGAAACTCGTGAAGCAGATTATTCCAAACCAGAAACGCTAGCGTCTGCGCTGGCTGGAGTGGATACGTTGCTGCTTATTTCCTCCAGTGAAGTAGGCCAGCGGACTACACAACACCGCAACGTAATAGAGGCCGCTAAAAACAGCGGCGTGAAGCACATCGTGTATACCAGCGTATTGCATGCTGATTCCTCCTCGTTGAGCTTAGCTGAAGAGCACCGCGCCACCGAGGCTATGCTACGGGATTCCGGCATTGCTTTCACCTTGCTGCGCAACAGTTGGTACACGGAAAACCACACCAACTCAATTCCAGGAGCCTTGGCTGGCGGTAGCTTCCTCGGCAGCGCCAAAGACGGCAAGATTTCGTCCGCCACGCGGGTAGATTTTGCCGAAGCGGCAGTGGCTGTGCTCACTAGCGAAGGCCACGCAGGTAAAACCTATGAACTCGCAGGCGACGAGGCGTACACGTTAGCGGACTTGGCTGCAGAGGTTTCGCGTCAGACTGGCCGGGACATTCCCTACAAAGACCTCTCAGCAACAGAGTACGCCGCTGCCCTTACCGGTTTTGGGTTGCCTGAAGGTTTGGCTCACGCTATTGCCGGGTGGGATGTAAGTACCTCGCAAGGTGCACTGTTCGACGACAGCCGACAGCTTTCCCAGTTGATTGGACGGCCAACGACGCCGCTTGCTACAGCTGTTGCCGACGCCCTCAAATAG
- a CDS encoding EamA family transporter — MAKASRFLLPAVPAVLLSIVSVQGGAAIAKGLFPLLGAAVTTSLRIGLSALMLLAVVRPRFGQLQPTQWRAVVPYGLALGAMNFLFYCALARIPLGLAVTLEFVGPLALALVGSRRWLDAVWVLLAAAGIALIAPWSGSGVDLLGMAFALAAGAFWAVYIVLGQRTAALLPGPVAVAVGMLFATLPVLPFGIASGNLQVLTPHVLLLGGLLALFSSILPFSLEMQALKSLPTRTFSILMSLEPVAAALSGWLLLNEQLTVGQWVAVSFIVIASAGATLTHQQPRPILPVE; from the coding sequence ATGGCTAAGGCTTCTCGCTTTCTTCTGCCGGCCGTGCCGGCCGTATTGCTTTCCATTGTTAGCGTGCAGGGAGGAGCCGCTATTGCCAAAGGGCTGTTTCCGCTCTTGGGAGCTGCCGTTACCACGAGCTTACGTATTGGCTTGTCGGCGCTGATGCTGCTGGCCGTGGTGCGCCCACGATTTGGGCAATTGCAACCTACGCAGTGGCGAGCAGTGGTACCCTACGGGTTGGCCCTGGGGGCCATGAACTTCCTATTCTATTGTGCGCTAGCTCGCATCCCTTTGGGGCTAGCTGTGACCTTAGAGTTTGTTGGGCCTTTGGCGCTAGCATTAGTTGGTTCTCGGCGTTGGCTGGATGCAGTATGGGTGCTGCTGGCCGCTGCTGGTATTGCTTTAATTGCTCCCTGGTCCGGTTCGGGTGTTGACTTGCTGGGAATGGCTTTTGCGCTGGCTGCGGGCGCATTTTGGGCTGTATACATCGTATTGGGGCAGCGTACAGCCGCCTTGTTACCAGGGCCGGTAGCTGTTGCCGTGGGTATGCTGTTCGCCACGTTGCCCGTGTTACCCTTTGGAATAGCCAGCGGCAATTTACAAGTCCTGACCCCCCATGTGTTGCTGCTGGGAGGGCTCCTGGCGTTATTTTCCAGCATCTTGCCTTTCTCATTGGAAATGCAGGCGCTGAAGTCTTTGCCAACTCGCACTTTCAGCATCTTGATGAGTTTGGAGCCTGTTGCTGCCGCTCTGTCGGGCTGGTTGCTGCTAAACGAACAACTCACAGTTGGCCAATGGGTAGCAGTCAGCTTTATTGTGATAGCCAGCGCAGGAGCTACGCTAACCCACCAGCAACCACGGCCCATACTGCCTGTTGAATAG
- a CDS encoding DUF1349 domain-containing protein, producing the protein MKFVCSLLLFAFTLLVSCSQAPNQPETNSKQPAATPVQGEPCSIKLPGIEFTKSMHNAAQNTRVVNGKLWLHSDAKRDNFNDPDSKLTNNTAPLLLTEIDNSKPFTLTAKVTPEFLEMYDAGVLYIYSKDDLWQKFAFERDERGKTRIVSVRTIGTSDDNNHDVVTRNNVYLKISSDTKTVGFYYSLDKTTWQLARLYKNDYPTRTWVGISAQSPIGQGSTVQFEDCSLTQISVTNFRSGI; encoded by the coding sequence ATGAAATTTGTTTGTTCGCTACTGCTGTTTGCTTTCACCTTGCTTGTAAGTTGCTCACAGGCTCCCAACCAGCCCGAAACCAATTCCAAACAACCAGCAGCCACCCCAGTGCAAGGCGAACCTTGTTCTATTAAGCTTCCCGGCATAGAATTCACTAAATCGATGCATAACGCCGCTCAAAATACGCGCGTGGTCAACGGCAAACTCTGGCTCCACAGCGACGCCAAGCGCGACAACTTCAACGACCCCGACAGTAAGCTCACCAACAACACGGCTCCCTTGTTGCTGACTGAAATCGACAACAGCAAACCCTTCACATTGACCGCGAAGGTGACGCCCGAGTTTCTAGAAATGTATGACGCAGGCGTCCTCTATATCTATAGCAAAGACGACTTATGGCAAAAGTTCGCATTTGAGCGCGACGAACGAGGCAAAACCCGTATTGTCAGCGTCCGCACTATCGGCACCTCCGACGACAATAACCACGATGTAGTAACCCGCAATAATGTATATCTAAAAATATCATCTGACACCAAAACGGTCGGCTTCTATTACTCATTAGACAAGACCACTTGGCAGTTGGCACGTCTCTACAAAAACGATTACCCCACTCGAACCTGGGTGGGTATTAGCGCACAGTCACCAATCGGTCAGGGCTCAACCGTCCAGTTCGAGGACTGTTCTCTCACACAAATCAGCGTCACCAATTTTAGAAGCGGTATTTAA
- a CDS encoding DUF2490 domain-containing protein produces MKKAFYAVLISSGLFCTEPSYAQTPGTWGTWHIGTLVLPSSIEKKWGGYIEIQARANGVFQQYFYNELKGGLSYDLDKNFTVLIGTGRYSTFDDPGPINVEKRLWQQLVLTQLMSRIKIEHRYRVEQRWLTYQAEDSTAFRQRLRYRLNAFIPLNHTTITDKTVFLSIYDEVFLNPRGPVLERNRIYAGVGYQLNAHLNMQLGLVRQANYNQPKAVQGSYIPLTTSTKNNVVVALTYRLAHRNSTPRIETLPSQQD; encoded by the coding sequence ATGAAGAAGGCTTTTTATGCTGTCCTGATTAGTTCAGGACTATTCTGCACTGAGCCTTCTTACGCTCAGACGCCAGGCACTTGGGGCACCTGGCATATCGGCACACTAGTCTTGCCAAGCAGTATAGAAAAGAAATGGGGCGGTTACATCGAAATACAAGCCCGCGCTAATGGCGTCTTCCAACAGTATTTCTACAACGAGCTGAAAGGTGGCCTGAGTTATGACCTCGACAAGAACTTCACCGTGCTAATAGGCACTGGCCGCTATAGCACCTTCGACGACCCTGGACCGATAAACGTGGAAAAGCGCCTGTGGCAGCAATTAGTGCTTACGCAATTGATGAGTCGCATAAAAATCGAGCACCGATACCGAGTGGAACAACGGTGGCTAACCTACCAAGCAGAAGATAGCACTGCTTTTCGCCAGCGCCTGCGTTATCGACTTAATGCCTTCATACCACTCAACCACACGACAATCACCGACAAGACGGTATTCCTATCTATTTACGACGAGGTGTTCCTAAATCCTAGAGGGCCAGTACTTGAGCGGAATCGGATATATGCTGGCGTAGGGTATCAACTCAACGCTCACCTGAACATGCAGCTAGGCTTGGTAAGACAAGCTAATTACAACCAGCCTAAAGCAGTACAAGGCAGCTACATACCATTAACTACGTCTACTAAGAACAACGTGGTGGTTGCTCTTACTTACCGGCTGGCACATCGCAACTCCACACCACGCATTGAAACACTTCCTTCTCAACAAGACTAA
- a CDS encoding carcinine hydrolase/isopenicillin-N N-acyltransferase family protein produces the protein MRTTLLLFVLLLLKIKVTACTIVSGTDRKGQTWALNNEDFFHTSSNYVNVYPRTGKGTLGYITLTYGSPNSEIQGGVNEAGVFFDMNALPPQNYKLRAGKTPFPHGSMLVYLLEHCRTVPQFLALWDTYYLPNMGDVQIHLADKHGNLAVITPDTIVKATKQLTSTNFNVCESGPGKQSCWRYPIAQKMLIEQGVSQESLVKIAAATSQREFTTTVYSNIHNLSTGDMWFYLAEEYQTPWRTTLSALLKQGQHSVLLANKFPRNASARLAALLEDQGNSETVRGFLQAKQFREDHQESLLRMAFLHNFYIEKDFAKASVLFPLWEKYMYTNKRLDSTEVLFTKAELMAVNGNSQEAIRVLQAVEQTSWKTDALLANLLDNEDANVVIELTGYPEVKAVVVEFKGDYNFFHFMQKTPTGWRLRMRSSRKELKYCFYVEGERVIDFSQPILEKLETVKGDFAPFNTLKL, from the coding sequence ATGAGAACTACGCTCCTTCTGTTTGTACTGCTGTTGCTGAAAATCAAGGTCACTGCTTGTACAATAGTCTCCGGCACGGACAGGAAGGGACAGACCTGGGCCCTGAACAATGAAGACTTTTTTCATACGTCTTCTAATTACGTCAATGTATATCCCAGGACAGGCAAGGGTACCCTGGGGTACATTACGCTGACTTATGGCTCACCTAATAGTGAAATACAAGGTGGAGTGAACGAAGCAGGTGTGTTTTTTGACATGAATGCGCTGCCTCCACAGAACTATAAATTGCGAGCAGGCAAAACGCCTTTTCCCCACGGCTCTATGCTGGTGTACTTGCTCGAACACTGCCGCACGGTGCCACAGTTTCTGGCTCTCTGGGACACTTATTATCTGCCTAATATGGGGGACGTGCAGATTCATTTGGCAGATAAGCACGGCAATCTGGCCGTTATCACTCCGGATACTATAGTAAAGGCAACAAAGCAACTTACCTCGACCAATTTTAACGTGTGCGAGTCGGGTCCTGGAAAGCAAAGTTGCTGGCGTTATCCTATTGCTCAAAAGATGCTTATCGAACAAGGTGTTAGCCAGGAAAGCCTCGTGAAGATTGCCGCTGCTACGTCGCAACGGGAGTTCACTACTACAGTGTATTCAAACATCCATAATCTTTCCACTGGAGATATGTGGTTCTATCTCGCTGAGGAATACCAAACGCCCTGGCGTACTACCCTATCTGCTTTGTTGAAACAAGGCCAACACAGTGTTTTGTTAGCTAATAAATTTCCTCGTAACGCTAGCGCACGCTTGGCAGCTTTGCTGGAAGACCAGGGTAACTCAGAAACGGTCAGGGGATTTCTGCAAGCCAAGCAATTCCGTGAAGACCATCAGGAGTCGCTGTTGCGAATGGCCTTTCTACACAATTTCTACATCGAGAAAGACTTCGCTAAAGCAAGTGTGCTGTTTCCACTCTGGGAGAAATATATGTACACCAACAAACGGCTTGACAGCACGGAGGTGCTATTCACAAAAGCAGAGCTTATGGCAGTGAATGGCAATTCCCAGGAAGCTATTCGAGTGCTACAGGCTGTGGAGCAGACCAGTTGGAAAACTGATGCCTTGTTGGCTAACCTGCTGGATAACGAAGATGCTAACGTAGTAATAGAGTTAACGGGGTATCCAGAGGTAAAGGCTGTGGTTGTGGAGTTTAAAGGTGACTATAACTTCTTCCACTTCATGCAAAAAACGCCCACCGGTTGGCGTCTACGGATGAGGTCTAGCCGTAAGGAATTGAAGTATTGCTTTTATGTAGAAGGAGAACGGGTAATTGATTTCTCTCAACCGATACTAGAAAAGCTGGAGACAGTGAAAGGTGATTTTGCTCCATTCAATACCTTAAAGCTGTAG
- a CDS encoding ParA family protein, which yields MKTLCFANNKGGVGKTSSALNVGYALAHRGYRVLFCDCDPQRNLSQSFGQNLEGTHVGDLLMLKGEFTQGDVRAAIHPVTERIGLLPSHPKLAAYEPQIGHIAEARDWIKEILDLVADDYDYCILDTPPSLGNLVVWALIASDLLFIPVQPELYGYEGLSNIAQAVTRMHAKLNPGLRVGGIFFTKYSPIYRRRLHHDVVELISSHFGELGPVLATSIRENVSIANAQMAGASLFDFAPESNGAQDYAALTDEILSELNVEKSA from the coding sequence ATGAAAACACTTTGCTTCGCTAACAACAAAGGTGGAGTAGGCAAGACTTCGTCTGCTTTGAATGTGGGATACGCCTTGGCGCATCGTGGTTACCGAGTGCTGTTTTGTGATTGTGACCCGCAACGCAACTTAAGTCAATCGTTCGGGCAGAATTTAGAAGGAACACATGTAGGCGATTTGCTTATGCTCAAGGGTGAGTTCACTCAGGGCGATGTGCGGGCTGCAATTCATCCCGTCACGGAGCGCATAGGCCTGCTGCCTTCGCATCCTAAACTGGCCGCGTACGAGCCACAGATCGGGCACATTGCCGAGGCTCGTGATTGGATCAAGGAAATACTAGATTTGGTAGCAGATGACTATGATTACTGCATCCTTGATACCCCGCCGAGCTTAGGCAACCTGGTTGTGTGGGCGCTTATCGCCAGCGACTTGTTGTTTATTCCTGTGCAACCCGAGTTATATGGTTACGAAGGCTTGTCCAACATTGCGCAAGCTGTAACGCGGATGCATGCCAAGCTGAACCCAGGGCTCCGGGTAGGGGGGATCTTTTTCACTAAGTATTCGCCGATCTACCGGCGCCGGTTGCACCACGATGTTGTCGAACTTATTAGTAGCCACTTCGGCGAGTTAGGCCCTGTGCTCGCTACTTCTATCCGAGAAAACGTTTCTATTGCCAACGCACAGATGGCTGGTGCCTCCTTGTTTGACTTTGCTCCTGAATCTAATGGAGCCCAAGACTACGCAGCTTTAACTGACGAAATATTATCTGAGCTCAATGTCGAAAAGTCCGCTTAA
- a CDS encoding replication initiation protein has product MVPKIVPVHYPRAYQANALVRAPLKLTHVEARIFALALGCIHQDQTELPGISIPLSRVITQKKGGSVYETIRDACRSLMSKVVSIESQTGNKKRFTAYSIISYIDLNEGTGYLTGNFAPEIKPFLLQLAEQYTHVEIETLLTLKSAHAHRLYWLLKSWDDVGLWEVEFDALRKQVLGDDNDVTYTLFYDFKRYVLEPALRELDSLGWAVTYEPVKDGKKVKGVRFSIPKPLNRLKSEDSPAPAAPTKTTGRSRPAEKQMSLSLQTELPTLQQRLTTRLQKLKMTEAQIEHVLSFMGDDEAKIARLMKVSHPLLRDFEAGNKVFDNLGGVTTNLLKTEFPGLYPTLK; this is encoded by the coding sequence ATGGTGCCTAAAATCGTTCCCGTGCATTACCCACGAGCTTACCAAGCCAACGCTTTGGTACGCGCTCCTTTGAAATTGACGCACGTGGAAGCGCGCATCTTTGCATTGGCTTTAGGTTGCATTCATCAAGATCAAACCGAGTTGCCCGGAATCTCTATTCCTTTAAGCCGAGTGATAACCCAGAAGAAAGGGGGGAGCGTTTACGAAACTATCCGCGACGCGTGCCGAAGCCTGATGTCGAAAGTTGTTAGTATCGAGTCTCAGACTGGCAACAAAAAGCGTTTTACGGCTTACTCTATTATCAGCTACATCGATCTGAACGAGGGGACCGGTTACTTAACAGGAAATTTTGCCCCTGAAATCAAGCCTTTTTTACTGCAACTGGCCGAGCAGTACACCCACGTTGAAATTGAAACTCTGCTTACGCTCAAGTCTGCTCATGCTCACCGGCTGTATTGGCTGCTCAAGTCTTGGGATGACGTCGGTCTTTGGGAAGTGGAATTTGACGCGTTGCGCAAGCAGGTGCTTGGGGATGACAATGACGTTACGTACACGCTTTTCTACGACTTCAAGCGCTATGTACTTGAGCCGGCATTACGCGAGCTAGATTCACTGGGATGGGCTGTTACGTACGAGCCAGTCAAAGACGGGAAGAAGGTCAAGGGCGTCCGCTTTTCTATTCCTAAGCCGCTAAACCGGCTCAAATCGGAGGATAGTCCCGCGCCTGCTGCTCCTACCAAAACCACGGGTCGGTCCCGGCCAGCAGAAAAGCAGATGAGTCTATCGTTGCAAACTGAATTACCAACGCTGCAGCAACGCCTAACTACACGTCTACAGAAGCTAAAAATGACGGAAGCGCAAATCGAGCATGTGTTGAGCTTCATGGGAGACGATGAAGCTAAAATTGCTCGGTTAATGAAAGTGAGCCATCCGTTGCTACGAGACTTCGAAGCTGGCAACAAGGTGTTCGATAACCTAGGCGGAGTAACAACTAATTTGCTTAAGACCGAATTTCCAGGTTTGTACCCTACTCTCAAGTAA